GTCAAAGAGAAAGATGCTTAAAAATAATCTAAAGGGTGTAATAGATATATCTTTGATACCTCTTTTTTTCAAAAGAGACAATGTTCGAGCAGAGGAACTTTCTCTTGTTGAATTCATTGAGTTCTTTAGATTTTTAAGAAATGTTGGATAAAAGTATCTATGACCTGACCTATACTGTAGTTGATATAGAAACCACTGGGATGTCTCCAGAAAAAGGAGCAAGAATAGTGGAGATTGCAGCTGTAAGGATTGGGGAGGGTTTAAGATTAAAAAAAGAAGATACCTTTTATTCTCTGATAAATCCAGAGGTAACGATACCATATTCTGCTTTTAGAATACATAAGATTTCAAATGAGTTGACAAAAAATGCTCCTACTTTAGAGCCGGTTTTAAAGGCATTTATAGAATATGCCAAAGATACAGTTATTGTTGGTCAAAATATCAGTTTTGATTACTCTTTTCTTTCTTATTATGCAAATTATTATGGTTTGAACTTTCATAATTATTATATAATCGACACTATAAAGGTTGTAAAAAAGATTGCTCCTAAGTTAAAAAGGTATAATTTAGACTCCCTTATTAATTATTTTGGGCTATGGGAAATCGTGGATGTAGGATATAGACACAGAGCTGATTACGATGTAATGGCTACAGCTTTGATCTTTATAAGGGCAATTACTATCATGGAACACCATAATGATAATATCAAATTAATTGATTTGTTATAAAAAAAACGGGGTTTTACCCCCGTTTTTAATGGTCATGAGCTCCTTCTGCACCTACTCCAAGATATGTTCTAATCTTTTCGTCTTCAAAGAGTTCTTCTGCTCTCTTGTCTGGTGCAATTAATGATCCTATCCATCCTGCTATAAATGCAAGGGGTAGTGAGAAAATTGTTGGAAATTTATATGGGAAGATAGCTTCTTTGTGTTTTAATACATCAACCCAAACTGTAGGTCCTAAAATAATTAATACCATAGCTGAAATACCACCAACAAGTATCGATAAAACTGCGCCTGTTGTGGAAAACTTTTTCCATACTATTGATAGGAAAAGCGATGGAAAATTAGCACTTGCAGCAACGGCGAACGCAAGGGCAACGAGAAATGCGACATTTTGGCCCTTGAAGGCTATGCCGAGGAATATGGCTACGATTCCGTATATGAAAGTTGCAATTTTTGCAGATTTGTATTTCTCGCTTTCGGTGGCTTTTCCAGCCTTGACAACACCAATCCAAAGGTCATTAGCAAGAGCCGCAGAAGCTGCTATGGTTAATCCAGCTACTACCGCCAGAATAGTAGCAAATGCTACTGCTGAAATGAATCCCATGAGTGCAGATCCACCCATCACTTCTGCAAGCATAACGGCAGCCATATTACCCCCCTTATCGATGGAGGTAATGGTTTCTCTTGATACCAAAACAGCTGCACCATAACCTACTATTGGTATGATAATGTAAAAATAACCTATCCATGTTGTAGCCCATACTACTGATTTTCTTGCCTCTTTTGCATTAGGTACT
The window above is part of the Calditerrivibrio sp. genome. Proteins encoded here:
- a CDS encoding 3'-5' exonuclease, with amino-acid sequence MLDKSIYDLTYTVVDIETTGMSPEKGARIVEIAAVRIGEGLRLKKEDTFYSLINPEVTIPYSAFRIHKISNELTKNAPTLEPVLKAFIEYAKDTVIVGQNISFDYSFLSYYANYYGLNFHNYYIIDTIKVVKKIAPKLKRYNLDSLINYFGLWEIVDVGYRHRADYDVMATALIFIRAITIMEHHNDNIKLIDLL